Genomic segment of Longimicrobium sp.:
CCCTGGCCGCGCGTGCAGCGCGAACCCCGCCGCGGCGATCAGGGGACCCACGGTGAGCGGCAGCCGCGCGCCGTGGCGGTCCACCAGCCCGCCGGACCAGCGCGAGAGCAGCGACATCAGCACCACGAAGGGGAGGAACGCCGCCCCCGCCGCCGTGGCGCTCCACCCCTGCACGTCGATCAGGTCGAAGGGGAGGAAGAACATCGCCCCGCCGAGCGCCGCGTAGAGCAGCAGCGTCAGCAGGTTGGCCCCCGCGAAGGTGCGCGAGCGGAAGAGCCCCGGCGGCACCATCGGAGCCCGCGATCTCGCCTGGGCGGCCAGGAAGGCGACCAGCGCGAGCGCCCCGCCGGCGAGCCCGCCCAGCACCACGGGCGAGCCCCACCCCAGCCGGGGCGCCTCGACCAGTCCCAGGACCAGCCCGCCGAGCCCGAGCGTCGCCAGCACGGCGCCGGGGAGGTCCGGCCGGCGCGGCGCCCGCTCGTCGCGGCTCTCGGGGACGCCGAGCAGGGTGATGGCGAGCGTGGCCGCCGCCAGCGGCACGTTCAGGAAGAAGATCCAGCGCCACGACGCGTTCTCCACCAGCCAGCCGCCCAGCACCGGCCCCAGCCCCGTCGTCACCGCCGTCGCCGCCGACCAGGTGCCGATCGCCCGCCCGCGCGAGCGCCGGTCGAACGACGCGCCGATCAGCGCCAGGCTCCCCGGCACCAGCAACGCCCCGCCCACCCCCTGCGCCGCGCGCGCCGCGATCAGCCACTCCACGCCCGGCGCCACCCCGCAGGCGACGGAGGCGAGCGCGAACACCAGCACGCCCACGGCGAAGACCTTCCGCCGCCCGTAGCGGTCCCCCAGCGACCCGCCCACCAGCAGGAGCGCGGCCAGGAGCAGCGTGTACGCCTCCACCACCCACTGCACGTCCGCCACGTCGGCGCCGAGCGCGCGCTGCAGCACCGGCAGGGCCACGTTCACCACCGTGCCGTCGATGAACGCCATGCTGGAGCCCAGGACCGCCGCCGCGAGCACCCGGCCGCCCGCGCGCGCGTCCGCCGGCTCCGGCTCCGGCGCCGCACGGACGACGCCCTCGTCGCAGGGAAAGCGTGCCGCGGCGGCCGTGCTCATCGGCGGGAGCGCTCCGGGGTTTGTCGCGAGTCCGAAAGGGTGGAAGCTACCGGACGGCGCGCCCGCCGGACAGGCAGACATCCACGGACGAAAAGACGGCGGGCGGCACCGTGGGTGCCGCCCGCCGTCTTCGGATGAGAATCGGGCCTCAGGCGTACTCGCCCACGCGCTCGGCCAGCTTCTGGCGGTAGCCGCGCGAGAGCTTCAGCTCCGTGCCGTCCTTCAGCAGGATGATGCAGTCGCCCGAGGGGAGCGGGCGCAGCTCCGTCACCCGGTCCAGGTTCACGATGGTGGAGCGGTGCACGCGCATGAAGCGGTCGGGGTCCAGCCGCTCCTCCAGCGTGCTGATCTTCTCGCGGATCAGGAAGCCGCGCCGCCCCGCCGCGTGCAGGCGCACGTAGTTCCCCTCCGCCTCGATCCAGTCGACCTCGCTGGTGCGCAGGAACTCGATCTTCCCGCGCGCCTTCACCATCACCCATTCCATGTGCTGCGCCTTCGGCGCGGCCAGCTTCTCCTCCAGCGAGCGCCGCTCGCGGGAGAGCTGCTCCAGCAGCGCCACCACCCGCTGCCCCTGCCCCGACGCGCGCCGCTCCAGCTGCGAGCGCCCCCGCTCGAATGCCCGCCGGAAGCGCTCGGCGTCGAACGGCTTCAGCAGGTAGTCCAGCGCGTGCACCTCGAAGGCGCGCAGCGCGTACTGGTCGTATGCGGTCACGAAGATCACCGGGGGGAGCTCGCCGCCCAGGCGCTCCAGCACCTCGAACCCGTCCATCTCCGGCATCTGCACGTCCAGGAACACCAGGTCGGGGCGCGTCTCGCGGATCGCCTCCACCGCCTGCATCCCCGTGGCGCACACGGCCACCACCTCCACCTCGTCGTCCTGCTCCTTCAAGAGCCGCAGCACGCGGCGGCGCGCCAGCGGCTCGTCGTCGACCACCACCACGCGAAGGCTCATGCGGGGGCTCCCACGGCCAGGGTCCGGGTGTCCGCCGCGGCCGGGGCCAGGCGGAAGGGAATCGTCACCGTGGCGACCGCGCCGCCCCCCGAGCCGTTCTTCAGCTCGAAGCGCTGGCGGGCGCCGTACATCTGCTCCAGGCGCGCGCGCGTGTTGCTGACGCCCACGCCCTCACGCGCGCGCGGCCCCGGCGCGGCGGAGAGCCCCGCGCCGTTGTCGCGCACCTCCAGCGTGAGGCGGTCGCCCTCGCGCGCGGCGCTCACCGCGATGCGCCCCACCCCGCCCCGCGCGCCCACTCCGTGGCGGATGGCGTTCTCCACCAGCGGCTGCAGCACCAGGTTCGGCACCAGCGCGTCCAGCGTATCGGGGGCGATGGAGAGCTCCACCTCCAGCGTGTCCTGGAAGCGGGTGCGCTGGATCTCCAGGTACGCCTCCAGGAACTCCATCTCCTGCGCCAGCGTCACCTCGTGCGTCTGCGCGTTGTCCACGGTCAGCCGCAGCAGGTCGCCCAGGCGGGTGATCATGCGGTCGGCGGCCTCGGCGTCCTCGTGCACCAGCTCCGAGATGGAGTGCAGCGTGTTGAAGAGGAAGTGCGGCTGGATCTGCATCTTGAGCGCCTCCAGCCGCGCCTCGGCCAGGCGGGTGCCGAGCTGCGCCGCCTGCACCTCGCGGTCGTGGTAGCGCCGCGCGTACTCGATCGCGTACCACACGATGGTGATCACCACGTACCACTGGATGTTGATGTAGAAGGGGAGCTGGAAGTAGTCCCGGAAGGTCGCCGGCCGGTTCGGCCACAGCACGTGCGAGAACCAGATGTTCAGCAGCACCGAAACGAACGCGAGCGAAAGCGCCATCACCACGTGCACCAGCACCGCGAGCGGCCACCCCCGCCGGGTGAAGCGGAACCGGCGCACGAGCCAGAAGACGAGCAGCGTCACCGGCGCCCAGAAGTAGGCGTCGAACAGGTTGGCGGCGAGGGGCCGGAGGTCCGTCAGCAGCCTCCCGTCGAACAGGAACACGTTGATGTAGCGGCGCGCGCCGAAGAAGAGCCCCACGCACGTCCACACCAGGAACAGCACCAGCAGCGGGTGCAGGCGCCGCGGGCGCGGAGACGGTACGGCGCCGGCCGGTGCCGGCGCGGCGGGGGCGGGGTTCGTCATGACAGGGAGCATCGGGCGGATCGGGCCGCCTCGCGAGGGCGGCTCGGAAGGGACGGACGGCGCGGGGGCGCCCTCCGCAGCAATCTAAGCACCTGTCCGCCATGATCCCAGGTTCCGGTCCGCGTGCAGTCGTCCGCGCGCTCTCTCCCTGATGCGAACGAGCGAGGGCGCCCTCCGCTGACACCCGCGCCGGGAGGCGGCGCGAGCGCGTGTCTTTCGCGTAGGACACCCGTTCTCCCACGCGGCGGACAAGCGGCCCCGGGCGGGCGGTGCGGGGTGATCGTCTAAGCAATTGATGGACATATCGTTGCGAGCCGGGGGCGTCGTGCCCGGGAGACGGAACGGCGGTTGCCCTGCCCCCTGCCGGCCCGCTCGCGGGCCGATCCGCCACACTCCACGAAGGCACTCCCATGCGACGCAACTTCATCCGCCTTTCGGCCATCCTCGCGGCCGGGCTCGCGCTGGCCGCGTGTGACGACAACGTCGACGTGATCGTCGGCGGCGACCCGCCCGACGCGCCGCGCGACCTCCTGGCCGAGTACACCTGGGTGCTCGAGGGCTTCAGCGGCTCCGACGCCGTGGGCCAGCCCGCCGTGGACCTCACCTGGCTGCCCCCCACCCGCTGGAACGACGAGCCGTTCCGCGTCTACGCCCGGCGCGCGGGCGGGCAGTTCGTGCTGATCGCCACCGTCACCTCGTGCACCACCGCCGGGTGCGCCTACCGCGACCTCAACGTCTCGCACGGGCAGACCTACGAGTACTACGTGGCCACCGTGAACGAGCGCACCGACGAGGAGACGCCCTCGGACTTCCGCGAGCAGGTCGCGGTGCCCGTCTTCAACCGCCCCGCCACCGTGCAGGCCGACTCGTCGGTGGCGCTCGACAACGCGCTGTACCTGCGCTGGCGGGACACCGGCAACGGGCAGAACCTGTCGCGCTACATCGTCTACCTCACCCGCATCGACGGGCAGGCGTTCCTGTACCACATGGGCGAGACCGACGGCACCGCCTTCGTGGACGTGCGCGCCGAGAACGGGCACGCCTACTCCTACCGCGTGGCGGCGGTGGACACCTTCGGCCACGTGGGCTCGCTGGGGCCGGAGCTCACCGGCGTGCCGCGCCCCGACGCCTCGGCCGAGCTGGTGTACGCCTTCGGCGACAACGCGGCGCAGAGCGGCTTCCGCTTCCAGACCAGCGAGGCGACCAACCCGATCGTCGCGGGGACGTCCACCTCGGCGCACTGGCGGCTGGAGTCCGACGCGGCGGGGTGGCGCATCGTCCCGCTGAACGGCACCAGCGTGGTGGAGTTCCCGGGCCGCACCACCGCGCTCGCCTGCGGCCCCGGCGCCGACGCGGGCTGCCGCGCCGCCACGCGCGCTCCCGCGACGGGCTACCAGACCACGCCGATCACGGTGAACCCGGAGTTCAGCTACGTCTTCCGGGTGACGGGCGACGACGGCCAGCTCCACCACGGCGTGGTGCGCGTCACCCTGCTCGGCAGCGACGCGTCAGGGCGCGACCTGATGATCTTCGACTGGGCGTACCAGCTGCGCGCCAACGAGCCGCGCCTGGACCGGACGGGGTCGTAGGGAGCGAGGCACGTGGTGCCCGCCCCGGCGGCCGGTGCGCCGGGGCGGGTTTCCGGGAGCGTCGCCCCGGGCGGGGCGGAGGCGAAGGTCAACGTCAGGAAGCTAACGAGGGCCTTCGTCCCGTCCGGGGCGACTGAAGGGATAGATCGACGGTGAAGCGAGGAAAATCGGGCGGCGGCGCCGGTCATCGGCGCCGCCGCCGTCTTTTCCTTGTCGATCAGGAGGAAATACTTGCAATCGTGGTTGCATGCAATCATAATTGCAGGTATGCAGCAGCCCGTCCTCATCGATCGTGACCAGGAGCGCCGGGACCTCGCCCGGCTGCTGGAAGCCGGTGCGCCGCGGCTCGCCCTGCTCACCGGGCGCCGCCGCATCGGCAAGACGTACCTCCTCGCCCACGCCTGGGCTCCCGAGCGGCTCTTCCTGTTCACGGCGGCGCGGACCACCTCGGAGATCAACCGGCGGCAGCTCCTGGTCGACCTGGCCCGCTGGTCCGGCGAGGACATCCGGCCCGAGGACAATCCCACCTGGCGCACCGTATTCAACCTCCTGCTGGAGCTGCGCGCTCCGGAGCCCCTGGTGGTGGTGCTCGACGAGTTCCAGTACCTGGCGGACGACGACGCGGGGGTGGCGGGCGTGGCGTCCGAGCTGAACGCGGCGTGGGAGCGCAGGCGGCCTCCGCGCCCGCTGCTGATGGTGCTCTCCGGCTCCGCGGTCGGCACCATGGAGGCGCTCGCGGCGGGCGGGGGGCCGCTGTACGGGCGCTTCGCGTGGCAGCACCGCCTCCTCCCGTTCACCTACTGGCATGCGGCGGAGCTGGCGCCGTTCACGGAGCCGCGCGAGCGGGCGCTGGCCTACGGCGTGTTCGGGGGCACGCCGCGCTACCTGGCCGCGCTGGACCCCGCGCTGGGCTTCGCGGAGAACGCCACCCGGCTGCTCCTGGCGCAGAACGGCGAGGTGCGTCTGCTGGTGGAGACCGCGCTCGACCAGGAAGAGGGGCTGCGCGACGTGTCGAAGTACCGCGCCGTGCTGCGCGCGGTTGCCGGCGGGTGCACCGCGCGCAACGAGATCGCCCAGCGCGCCGGGCTGCCGAACGACGCGGCGCTGCGCGACAAGCTGGCGCGCCTGATCGAGCTTGGGTACCTGGAGGTGCGGGCGAACGTGGACGCCCGGCCGAACGAGGCGGTGCGCTACCGCGTGGCGGACCCGGCGTTCCGCTTCCACCAGCGCTTCGTGGAGCCGAACGCCTCCATGCTCGAGCGCTACCCCGCGGAACAGGTGTGGGAGAGCGCCGTGGCGCCCCACCTGGACGGCTACATGGGTCACGAGTTCGAGCGGATCGCGGCCCAGGCGTACGACCGGCTCCAGTCCGCCCGCGGGCTGCCGATGGTGCGCGAGTGGGGGCGGTGGGAGGGAGTGGACCGCGAGCGGCGGCCCCTGGAGATCGACCTGATAGGCTTCCTGGCCGGCGGGGGCGTCCTCACCGGCTCGGTGAAGTGGGACCGGGCCGCCGTCGGGCCGAAGGTGCACCGCGACCACATCGACATGCTCCAGCGGGCCGCCGCCGCTGGCCGGCGGTGGGCGCACGCGGCGCTCGATCCGTCCGCTCCCCTGTTCTACGTCGCCGCGAACGGGTTCACCCCTGGCTTCCTGAAAGCTGCCCAGGACAGCGGACACCCGCTCATCTGCTGGTCACTCCATGATTTGTACTCCCCCGAGTGAGTGCATTGGAGCTGCTTCGCTTACCCCCCTTGAATGCATGTAATCATAATTGCATGCAATTATGATTGCAGGTAAGGAATGCTCGCGCTGGCGCCGGTTGTCGGGCCTGGCGCCGGGGTCTATCTTGCCGCTCCCGACACCACGACATGGAGCGGCGATGCGGCGGATCGAGATCGACGGCGAGGGGCTGGCGCTGGAGGACCTGGAGGCGGTCGCGGCCGGTGCGCCCGCCGAGGTCGCGCTCGCGCCGGACGCCGAGGAGCGCATCCGCCGCTCGCGCGAGGTGGTGGAGGACGCGGTCCGCCGCGGCGCGGTGGTCTACGGCGTCACCACCGGCTTCGGGCGCCTGGCCGAGGTCGTCATCCCCCTGGAGAAGATCGAGGAGCTGCAGATCAACCTGATCCGCAGCCACGCGTGCGGGGTGGGCCCGGCGCTCTCCCGCGCCGAGACGCGCGCCGTCACCCTGCTGCGCGCCAACGTGCTGGCGAAGGGCTTCTCCGGCGTGCGGCCCGTGGTCGTCCAGCGGCTGCTGGACCTGCTGAACCGCGGCGTGCACCCCGTGATCCCGGAGCAGGGCTCGGTGGGGTGCTCGGGCGACCTGGCGCCGCTCTCGCACCTGGCGCTGGTGCTGGTGGGCGAGGGGCGGGCGGAGGTGGGCGGCGAGGTGGTGGACGGGGCGGAGGCGCTCCGGCGCGCGGGGCTGGAGCCGCTCCGGCTGCAGGCCAAGGAGGGGCTGGCGCTCAACAACGGCACGCAGGTGATGACGGGCGTGGGCGCGCTCTGCCTGCTGGCGGCGGAGCGCGCGGTGGAGGCGGCGGAAGTGGCGGGCGCCATGTCGCTGGAGGCGCTCAAGGGGACGCCCGACGCCTTCCACCCGGCCATCATGCGCGCCCGCCCGCACCCGGGGCAGGCCGCGAGCGCCGAGCGCCTGCGCGCGCTCCTGGCCGACAGCGAGATCCGCGAGAGCCACCGCTACGGCGACCCGCGCGTGCAGGACGCCTACTCGATTCGCTGCATGCCGCAGGTGCACGGCGCGGCACGGGGCGCCTTCGCCTACGTGCGGCAGGTGCTGGAGACGGAGGCCAACAGCGCTACCGACAACCCGCTCATCTTCCCCGACGAAGACGGCGGGCTGGTGATCAGCGGGGGCAACTTCCACGGGCAGCCGGTGGCGCAGGCGCTCGACGTGCTGGCCCTCGCGCTGGCGGACCTGGCGTCGATCTCGGAGCGGCGGATCGAGCGGCTGACCAACCCCGACCTCTCGGGCGACCTCCCGGCGTTCCTCACGGAGACGCCGGGCGTCTCCAGCGGCTTCATGATCGCGCAGATCACGGCCGCGGCGCTGGTGAACGAGTGCAAGATGCTGGCGCACCCGGCCAGCGTGGACTCCATCCCCACCGGCGCGGGGAAGGAGGACCACGTGTCGATGGGGATGACGTCGGCGATCAAGCTGCGGCGCGTGCTGCGCAACGTGGAGACGGTGCTGGGGATCGAGCTGATGGCGGCCGCGCAGGGGCTGGAGTACCGCAAGCCGCTGCGCCCCGGGCGCGGGGTGGAGCGCGCCTACGGCCTCGTCCGCGAGCGCATCGCGCCGCTCGGCCAGGACCGCGTGCTGGCGCCGGACATCGAGGCGGCGGCGGGGATCGTGCGGGAGGGGGTGCTGGCGGGGCTGTGGAAGGAGTGACAGTCATGCTCCGGCCGATGCTATAATTCAGCACGTCCCGTTGCCGGATTCGTTTCGTGCTCCGGCCGGAAGCTGCGACACGGAGGTTTGACGATGGCCACCCAATCCCTCGCCAGGGTCTGGACCTATGAGGAGTTTGCCGCGCTTCCCGATGACGGCAACCGGTACGAGGTCATCGCCGGGGAGCTGTACATGACGCCTGCTCCGGGA
This window contains:
- a CDS encoding LytTR family DNA-binding domain-containing protein; this encodes MSLRVVVVDDEPLARRRVLRLLKEQDDEVEVVAVCATGMQAVEAIRETRPDLVFLDVQMPEMDGFEVLERLGGELPPVIFVTAYDQYALRAFEVHALDYLLKPFDAERFRRAFERGRSQLERRASGQGQRVVALLEQLSRERRSLEEKLAAPKAQHMEWVMVKARGKIEFLRTSEVDWIEAEGNYVRLHAAGRRGFLIREKISTLEERLDPDRFMRVHRSTIVNLDRVTELRPLPSGDCIILLKDGTELKLSRGYRQKLAERVGEYA
- the hutH gene encoding histidine ammonia-lyase, with amino-acid sequence MRRIEIDGEGLALEDLEAVAAGAPAEVALAPDAEERIRRSREVVEDAVRRGAVVYGVTTGFGRLAEVVIPLEKIEELQINLIRSHACGVGPALSRAETRAVTLLRANVLAKGFSGVRPVVVQRLLDLLNRGVHPVIPEQGSVGCSGDLAPLSHLALVLVGEGRAEVGGEVVDGAEALRRAGLEPLRLQAKEGLALNNGTQVMTGVGALCLLAAERAVEAAEVAGAMSLEALKGTPDAFHPAIMRARPHPGQAASAERLRALLADSEIRESHRYGDPRVQDAYSIRCMPQVHGAARGAFAYVRQVLETEANSATDNPLIFPDEDGGLVISGGNFHGQPVAQALDVLALALADLASISERRIERLTNPDLSGDLPAFLTETPGVSSGFMIAQITAAALVNECKMLAHPASVDSIPTGAGKEDHVSMGMTSAIKLRRVLRNVETVLGIELMAAAQGLEYRKPLRPGRGVERAYGLVRERIAPLGQDRVLAPDIEAAAGIVREGVLAGLWKE
- a CDS encoding MFS transporter, with the protein product MSTAAAARFPCDEGVVRAAPEPEPADARAGGRVLAAAVLGSSMAFIDGTVVNVALPVLQRALGADVADVQWVVEAYTLLLAALLLVGGSLGDRYGRRKVFAVGVLVFALASVACGVAPGVEWLIAARAAQGVGGALLVPGSLALIGASFDRRSRGRAIGTWSAATAVTTGLGPVLGGWLVENASWRWIFFLNVPLAAATLAITLLGVPESRDERAPRRPDLPGAVLATLGLGGLVLGLVEAPRLGWGSPVVLGGLAGGALALVAFLAAQARSRAPMVPPGLFRSRTFAGANLLTLLLYAALGGAMFFLPFDLIDVQGWSATAAGAAFLPFVVLMSLLSRWSGGLVDRHGARLPLTVGPLIAAAGFALHARPGIGGSYWTTFFPAVVVLGLGMAVSVAPLTTAVMGSVEARHAGAASGINNAVSRAAGLVAIAGFGLVALGTFGAALDRRLAEADVPAEVRRALDAERIRLAAAEAPASAPPAVRAAANRAVDEAFVDAFRVVMLAAAGLAALGAGCAWLLVEPPRPAGGPHPPP
- a CDS encoding histidine kinase — translated: MTNPAPAAPAPAGAVPSPRPRRLHPLLVLFLVWTCVGLFFGARRYINVFLFDGRLLTDLRPLAANLFDAYFWAPVTLLVFWLVRRFRFTRRGWPLAVLVHVVMALSLAFVSVLLNIWFSHVLWPNRPATFRDYFQLPFYINIQWYVVITIVWYAIEYARRYHDREVQAAQLGTRLAEARLEALKMQIQPHFLFNTLHSISELVHEDAEAADRMITRLGDLLRLTVDNAQTHEVTLAQEMEFLEAYLEIQRTRFQDTLEVELSIAPDTLDALVPNLVLQPLVENAIRHGVGARGGVGRIAVSAAREGDRLTLEVRDNGAGLSAAPGPRAREGVGVSNTRARLEQMYGARQRFELKNGSGGGAVATVTIPFRLAPAAADTRTLAVGAPA
- a CDS encoding ATP-binding protein, which encodes MQQPVLIDRDQERRDLARLLEAGAPRLALLTGRRRIGKTYLLAHAWAPERLFLFTAARTTSEINRRQLLVDLARWSGEDIRPEDNPTWRTVFNLLLELRAPEPLVVVLDEFQYLADDDAGVAGVASELNAAWERRRPPRPLLMVLSGSAVGTMEALAAGGGPLYGRFAWQHRLLPFTYWHAAELAPFTEPRERALAYGVFGGTPRYLAALDPALGFAENATRLLLAQNGEVRLLVETALDQEEGLRDVSKYRAVLRAVAGGCTARNEIAQRAGLPNDAALRDKLARLIELGYLEVRANVDARPNEAVRYRVADPAFRFHQRFVEPNASMLERYPAEQVWESAVAPHLDGYMGHEFERIAAQAYDRLQSARGLPMVREWGRWEGVDRERRPLEIDLIGFLAGGGVLTGSVKWDRAAVGPKVHRDHIDMLQRAAAAGRRWAHAALDPSAPLFYVAANGFTPGFLKAAQDSGHPLICWSLHDLYSPE